In a single window of the Acetivibrio clariflavus DSM 19732 genome:
- the spoIIM gene encoding stage II sporulation protein M: MISKIHNLLAEHINKNRNTYLFLFLTFVTGVSAGAFTVNGLSSIQKTELTNYFQGFLELFENQRVDSNEILRISLIDNIRFVGIMWALGVTIIGIPLIYFFIGVRGFITGFTSGFIIDLMGFKGVIFTLFSIVPKEIIIIPCIIALGVNGVNFSLNIIRNRSDRRMSKESLKTSFLAYCLTTAFFSCFMFGGILVESYITPVCIRIITSKVL, encoded by the coding sequence GTGATATCAAAGATACATAATTTATTGGCAGAACATATTAATAAAAATAGAAATACATATCTGTTCCTGTTTTTAACATTTGTGACAGGAGTATCAGCAGGGGCTTTTACTGTTAACGGTTTAAGCTCAATACAGAAAACTGAGTTAACCAATTATTTTCAAGGCTTTTTGGAGCTTTTTGAAAATCAGAGGGTTGACAGCAATGAGATACTGCGAATTTCCCTTATTGATAACATAAGGTTTGTCGGAATCATGTGGGCACTTGGAGTTACAATAATAGGAATTCCTCTTATATACTTTTTCATCGGTGTAAGAGGTTTTATAACAGGTTTTACATCGGGGTTTATAATTGATCTGATGGGATTTAAAGGTGTAATTTTTACTCTATTTAGCATTGTACCGAAAGAGATAATAATTATACCCTGTATTATAGCACTGGGAGTAAATGGCGTTAATTTCTCGCTTAATATAATAAGAAACCGTTCCGATAGGCGGATGAGTAAAGAGAGTTTAAAGACAAGTTTTTTGGCATACTGCCTTACAACAGCATTTTTCTCATGTTTTATGTTTGGAGGTATCTTGGTTGAATCCTATATCACT